A genome region from Labilibaculum antarcticum includes the following:
- a CDS encoding 2-hydroxyacid dehydrogenase — MKVLFIDSTHARLPEMLEVAGFECTYAPEKNKEELLAIFPEFDGFIIRSKFTLNKEELDQATNLKFIGRVGAGLENIDVEYAESKGIRCFNAPEGNRDAVGEHAVGMLLTLFNNLCRCNWEVRNGMWRREENRGIEIKGKTIGIIGYGNMGGAFAQRLKGFGCKVIAYDKYKFDYSDEFCEEKQLKDLFEQCDVLSLHVPQTEETMFMVNDEFLKKFKKPIYLINTARGKVVRIADLVKNLDSGQVKGACLDVLEFEKTSFEDLHASELPAEFQYLIESEKVLLSPHVGGWTHESNIKLSEVTAQKIIDEFGR, encoded by the coding sequence ATGAAAGTATTATTTATAGATTCAACTCACGCGCGATTACCAGAAATGCTTGAAGTAGCGGGTTTTGAATGCACCTATGCTCCAGAAAAAAACAAAGAGGAACTTTTGGCTATTTTTCCTGAATTCGACGGATTTATTATCAGAAGTAAATTTACGCTGAACAAGGAAGAATTGGACCAGGCCACTAATTTAAAATTTATTGGTCGTGTTGGTGCTGGATTGGAAAATATTGATGTAGAATACGCCGAAAGCAAAGGCATAAGGTGCTTTAATGCTCCGGAAGGAAATCGTGATGCAGTTGGCGAACATGCTGTTGGGATGTTGCTTACTCTTTTCAATAATTTGTGCCGATGCAATTGGGAAGTTCGCAATGGAATGTGGCGACGCGAAGAAAATCGAGGCATCGAAATAAAAGGGAAAACCATTGGGATTATTGGCTATGGCAATATGGGAGGTGCTTTTGCCCAACGCCTAAAAGGTTTCGGTTGCAAAGTAATTGCTTACGACAAATATAAATTCGATTACTCGGATGAGTTTTGTGAAGAAAAACAGTTGAAAGACTTGTTTGAGCAATGTGATGTTTTGAGTCTGCATGTGCCACAAACTGAAGAAACGATGTTTATGGTGAATGATGAATTCTTAAAAAAATTCAAAAAACCAATCTACCTTATTAATACGGCCCGCGGAAAAGTTGTCCGCATTGCTGATTTGGTTAAAAATCTGGACTCAGGACAGGTAAAAGGTGCTTGTTTGGATGTATTGGAATTCGAAAAGACTTCTTTTGAAGATCTGCATGCATCGGAACTACCTGCAGAATTCCAATATTTAATTGAATCGGAAAAGGTATTGTTGAGTCCACATGTTGGTGGCTGGACTCACGAATCGAACATTAAACTATCGGAAGTTACGGCTCAGAAAATTATTGATGAGTTTGGGAGATAG
- a CDS encoding dihydroorotase, translating to MSSFLIKNALIINEGKKFAGSVLVKDQIIEEIFTSEPDVVDENWTVIDAAGRLLIPGVIDDQVHFRDPGMPQKGDLYTESRAAVAGGTTSFMDMPNVKPQTVTQELLTERYKLGAEKSLANYSFYMGATNTNLDEILKTDPKTVCGIKIFMGSSTGNMLVDDIETLSQIFEKSQMLIATHCEDSPTIDKNQAEYQKKFGDDIPMEYHGIIRSAEACYKSSSKAIELAKKFNTRLHILHLSSAMEMDLFDNSIPAKDKRITAEVCVHHLWFDDQDYLTKKSRIRWNPAIKTKKDQDALWEALLDDRLDVVATDHAPHTPEEKDGNYMQAAGGGPLVQHSLVAMMEQARRGKISMEKVVEKMCHTPAEIFQVEKRGFIRKGYFADLVLLKEDDWTATNANALYKCGWTPFDGETFQYKVDKTFVNGHLAYDNGAFNESNKGMRLSFER from the coding sequence ATGTCAAGTTTTCTAATTAAAAATGCCTTGATTATTAATGAAGGTAAAAAGTTTGCCGGCAGTGTGCTGGTAAAAGATCAAATAATTGAAGAGATTTTCACTTCGGAACCTGATGTTGTGGATGAGAATTGGACGGTTATTGATGCGGCGGGAAGATTACTGATTCCTGGTGTTATTGATGATCAGGTTCATTTTCGCGATCCGGGAATGCCACAAAAAGGTGATTTGTATACCGAATCGAGAGCTGCCGTTGCTGGTGGAACTACCTCGTTTATGGATATGCCAAATGTGAAACCACAAACTGTAACTCAGGAATTATTGACTGAACGTTACAAATTGGGTGCTGAAAAGTCTTTGGCAAATTACTCCTTTTATATGGGTGCTACGAATACAAATTTGGATGAGATATTAAAAACTGATCCGAAAACGGTTTGTGGTATTAAAATATTTATGGGATCATCGACCGGAAACATGCTGGTGGACGATATTGAAACGCTTTCGCAGATTTTTGAAAAATCGCAGATGTTAATAGCAACCCACTGTGAGGACTCTCCTACTATTGATAAAAATCAGGCCGAATATCAAAAAAAATTCGGTGATGATATTCCAATGGAGTATCATGGTATCATAAGGAGTGCGGAAGCTTGCTACAAATCTTCATCGAAAGCTATTGAACTAGCTAAAAAATTCAATACGCGTTTGCACATTCTGCATTTATCGAGTGCGATGGAGATGGATTTGTTCGATAATTCGATTCCTGCAAAAGATAAAAGAATAACCGCTGAGGTTTGTGTTCATCATTTATGGTTTGATGATCAGGATTACCTGACTAAGAAATCGAGAATTAGATGGAACCCTGCAATTAAAACTAAGAAAGATCAGGATGCGCTTTGGGAAGCTCTTTTGGATGACAGGTTGGACGTTGTTGCAACGGATCATGCACCTCACACTCCTGAAGAAAAAGATGGTAATTACATGCAAGCTGCCGGTGGTGGTCCTTTGGTTCAGCACTCTTTGGTAGCTATGATGGAACAAGCACGTAGAGGAAAAATTAGCATGGAAAAGGTTGTTGAGAAGATGTGCCACACTCCTGCTGAAATTTTTCAGGTTGAGAAACGTGGTTTTATTCGCAAAGGATACTTTGCTGACTTGGTTCTTTTAAAAGAAGATGACTGGACAGCTACCAACGCAAATGCGCTATATAAATGTGGATGGACTCCTTTTGATGGAGAAACATTCCAATATAAAGTAGACAAAACTTTTGTAAATGGACATTTGGCATACGATAATGGCGCATTTAATGAGAGTAATAAAGGGATGAGATTGAGTTTTGAGAGATAA
- the metH gene encoding methionine synthase: MEHKFTSIKEALQKQILVLDGAMGTMIQAHKLTEADFRGARFSDFSNDQKGHNDLLTLTQPEIIKGIHRKFLEAGANIIETNTFNSNAISLADYKLEELAYELNFEAVKNARAAIEEMNAIDPDTSRWVAGAIGPTNKTTSMSPKVEDPGYREVSFDDLVRIYSEQINGLLDGGVDALLIETIFDTLNAKAAVFAADLLLTERGLDTPIMISGTITDNSGRTLSGQTLEAFVTSMKCDRLLSIGLNCAFGAKDLVPYIQQLDTLLPVYVSVYPNAGLPNELGEYDETPETMLSDLKELLEGRKINIVGGCCGTRPEHIKILADAVKNAIPRAIPIVEKETRLSGLELLRINSLANFVNVGERTNVSGSIKFARLIREKKYEEALSIARNQVENGAQIIDVNMDDAMLDAEKEMEIFLKLLVTEPEISRVPIMIDSSKWSVLETGLKCVQGKCVVNSISMKEGEEEFIDHATKIKRYGAAAVIMAFDEKGQADTYERRIEICARAYKILTETVGFPAEDIIFDPNVLAIATGIEEHNNYAVDYMKTVKWIKANLPHAKISGGISNLSFSFRGNNTVREAMHSVFLYYAIKEGLDMGIVNPGMLQIYDEIEPELLQKVEDVVFNRNPEATERLIEFAEGLKSEGKVQVKIDAWREKPCFERLSYSLVKGITDYIEQDAEEARQLLPRALDVIEQPLMDGMNIVGDLFGDGKMFLPQVVKSARVMKKAVAYLQPFIEDEKNSLTDAKNSGKILMATVKGDVHDIGKNIVGVVLGCNNFEVIDLGVMVPSAKILEVAIKENVDAIGLSGLITPSLEEMCFVAEEMKRQGFNIPLVVGGATTSELHTAVKIEPNYENGVVHVVDASKSVGIFKQLCDKNKREGLLEKTRDRYEIVREEHENKKPVEYYTLEEARNNREQIDWETAPICKPNKIGTQVLTNFSIGEIRKYIDWTFFFVAWEMKCMYPEIMEDEDLKEEAKLLFDDANYMLDVIEREGLIEASAVYGLFPANSVGDDIVLYTDEDRSEEITRFCAVRQQEKFKKGLSSLCLSDFIAPIESGKIDYVGAFVVTAGLGIEDILQKFAEDHDDYNSIMIKILADRLAEAFTELLHEKIRKQDWGYDTDEDLNIEEMLREHYQGIRPAFGYPSLPEHSEKQVLWDFMDVEKNIGATLTESFAMYPAASVSGLIFAHPEAMYFTVDKIKEDQLKDYASRKGISEEKAKKLLTAIL, encoded by the coding sequence ATGGAACATAAATTTACATCTATTAAAGAAGCATTACAGAAGCAAATTCTTGTTTTAGACGGTGCTATGGGAACAATGATTCAGGCACACAAGTTGACTGAAGCAGATTTTCGTGGAGCGCGTTTCTCCGATTTTTCAAATGATCAGAAAGGACATAATGACCTACTGACTTTAACTCAACCTGAAATTATTAAAGGGATTCATCGGAAGTTTTTAGAGGCTGGAGCCAATATTATTGAGACCAATACCTTTAATTCCAATGCAATATCACTTGCTGATTACAAATTGGAAGAACTGGCTTATGAGCTGAATTTTGAAGCCGTGAAAAATGCCCGCGCTGCAATTGAGGAAATGAATGCAATTGATCCGGATACGTCGCGTTGGGTGGCAGGAGCGATTGGTCCAACCAACAAAACGACTTCTATGTCGCCAAAGGTCGAAGATCCTGGTTATAGAGAAGTAAGCTTCGACGATTTGGTGCGAATTTATTCTGAACAAATAAATGGATTGCTGGATGGTGGAGTAGATGCGCTACTGATAGAAACTATTTTTGATACCTTAAATGCAAAGGCTGCTGTTTTTGCCGCCGATTTATTGCTGACAGAAAGAGGATTGGATACGCCAATCATGATTTCAGGAACCATTACTGATAATAGTGGTCGTACGCTTTCCGGACAAACACTGGAAGCATTTGTGACTTCGATGAAATGTGATCGCTTGTTGAGTATTGGATTGAATTGTGCTTTTGGAGCTAAAGATTTAGTGCCATATATTCAGCAATTAGATACTTTACTGCCTGTTTATGTGAGTGTTTACCCAAATGCGGGTTTACCTAATGAGCTAGGAGAGTACGACGAAACTCCTGAAACCATGTTGAGTGATTTGAAAGAATTGCTCGAAGGCAGAAAAATAAATATTGTGGGAGGTTGCTGTGGAACCAGACCAGAACATATCAAAATTTTAGCCGATGCGGTGAAAAATGCAATTCCTCGTGCAATTCCTATTGTTGAAAAGGAAACTCGCTTGAGTGGATTGGAATTGCTTCGAATTAATTCGCTGGCCAATTTTGTGAATGTAGGAGAGCGCACCAATGTGTCGGGTTCTATAAAATTTGCACGTTTAATTCGTGAGAAAAAATACGAAGAAGCACTTTCCATAGCTCGCAATCAAGTTGAAAATGGCGCGCAAATTATTGATGTGAACATGGATGATGCCATGTTGGATGCCGAAAAGGAAATGGAAATTTTCTTGAAGTTATTGGTGACTGAACCAGAAATTTCTCGTGTTCCTATCATGATCGACTCCTCGAAATGGTCGGTGTTGGAAACAGGATTGAAATGCGTACAAGGAAAATGTGTGGTCAATTCAATTTCTATGAAAGAAGGAGAAGAGGAATTTATCGATCATGCGACAAAAATAAAAAGATACGGTGCTGCCGCAGTTATCATGGCTTTTGATGAAAAAGGTCAGGCAGATACTTACGAACGAAGAATTGAAATCTGCGCGAGAGCGTATAAAATATTAACCGAAACAGTTGGTTTTCCTGCTGAGGATATCATTTTTGATCCTAATGTTCTGGCAATTGCGACAGGTATCGAAGAGCATAACAATTACGCGGTCGATTATATGAAAACGGTAAAGTGGATCAAAGCCAACTTACCACATGCTAAAATCAGTGGTGGAATCAGTAATCTGTCATTCTCTTTCCGTGGAAACAATACGGTTCGGGAAGCCATGCATTCGGTTTTCTTGTATTACGCCATAAAAGAAGGTTTGGATATGGGAATTGTGAATCCTGGAATGTTGCAGATTTACGATGAAATTGAACCTGAGCTTTTGCAAAAAGTGGAAGATGTGGTTTTTAATCGAAACCCTGAGGCTACTGAAAGACTTATCGAATTTGCCGAAGGATTAAAATCGGAAGGGAAAGTTCAGGTGAAGATCGATGCCTGGAGAGAAAAACCTTGTTTCGAACGACTTTCTTATTCTTTGGTGAAAGGAATAACCGATTACATAGAACAAGATGCCGAAGAAGCCAGACAATTATTGCCTCGTGCCTTGGATGTGATTGAACAACCTTTGATGGATGGGATGAACATTGTTGGTGATCTTTTTGGAGATGGGAAAATGTTCTTGCCTCAGGTCGTAAAATCAGCCAGGGTAATGAAAAAAGCTGTTGCTTATCTTCAACCTTTTATCGAGGATGAGAAAAATAGCCTCACCGATGCAAAAAATTCCGGGAAAATATTGATGGCTACCGTTAAAGGTGATGTTCACGATATTGGAAAAAATATTGTTGGAGTCGTTTTGGGATGTAACAATTTTGAGGTGATTGATTTGGGCGTTATGGTTCCAAGTGCAAAGATCTTGGAAGTTGCCATCAAAGAAAATGTTGATGCCATTGGTTTAAGTGGCCTGATTACCCCTTCATTGGAGGAAATGTGTTTTGTCGCCGAAGAAATGAAGCGTCAAGGCTTCAATATTCCTTTGGTAGTAGGTGGAGCAACGACTTCGGAATTGCACACAGCGGTAAAAATTGAACCAAACTACGAGAATGGTGTGGTTCATGTTGTTGATGCTTCCAAATCTGTTGGGATCTTTAAGCAATTGTGCGATAAAAACAAGAGGGAAGGTTTGCTGGAAAAAACTCGTGATAGATATGAAATTGTGCGTGAAGAGCATGAGAATAAAAAGCCCGTTGAGTACTACACTTTAGAGGAGGCACGAAATAATAGAGAACAAATAGATTGGGAAACGGCTCCTATTTGTAAGCCGAACAAAATTGGCACGCAGGTATTGACTAATTTTTCGATTGGGGAGATACGCAAATACATCGATTGGACCTTCTTTTTTGTAGCCTGGGAGATGAAATGCATGTATCCTGAAATTATGGAAGATGAGGATTTGAAGGAGGAAGCTAAACTACTATTCGATGATGCCAATTACATGTTGGATGTAATTGAACGTGAAGGATTGATTGAAGCGAGTGCGGTTTATGGTTTGTTTCCTGCCAATAGCGTAGGCGATGATATTGTATTGTATACCGATGAGGATAGATCGGAAGAAATTACCAGATTCTGTGCTGTTCGTCAGCAAGAGAAGTTCAAAAAAGGACTGAGTAGTTTGTGTTTGAGCGATTTTATTGCTCCCATTGAATCGGGAAAAATTGATTATGTAGGAGCTTTTGTTGTGACTGCAGGTTTGGGAATTGAAGATATCTTACAGAAATTTGCCGAAGATCATGATGATTACAACAGCATCATGATTAAGATTTTGGCGGATAGATTGGCTGAGGCTTTTACCGAATTGTTACACGAAAAAATCCGTAAACAAGATTGGGGATATGATACCGATGAGGATTTGAACATTGAGGAAATGCTTCGCGAACATTATCAGGGTATTCGTCCTGCTTTTGGATATCCATCATTGCCTGAGCATTCCGAAAAACAAGTGCTTTGGGATTTTATGGATGTAGAAAAGAACATAGGAGCAACATTAACCGAAAGTTTTGCCATGTATCCGGCAGCTTCGGTAAGCGGATTGATTTTCGCGCATCCCGAGGCAATGTATTTCACTGTTGATAAAATAAAGGAAGACCAATTGAAGGACTATGCATCCCGAAAAGGAATATCCGAAGAGAAGGCTAAGAAGCTATTAACAGCTATATTATAA
- a CDS encoding homoserine dehydrogenase: MSKKLKIGVFGFGVVGSGLAHVLKNSKGLDASIVRVCVKDAGKIRDIDPDLITVNPDDILNDPEINVVVELIDDADAAYQIVKTAMQNGKHVVSANKKMLAYHIEELIQLQWKYKVSFLYEASACGSIPIIRNLEEYYDNDLLQSVSGVLNGSSNYILTKIFNENLDYNLALKEAQDLGFAESDPTSDVGGFDTLYKLIILTVHGFGLFVHPDEVFNAGIANLSPKDIELASQKGYKIRLLGKVTKVNGNHVNLFVAPKFVKPQEHAYTVESHYNGVLIQGNFYDNQFMYGKGAGSHPTGSAVLSDITALAYDYKYEYKKLKYYGGLEYTNDMDVEIYLRYTDKNDLALFNFKEISESLIAKDFNYVIGTLNLSELIKIRKQIEGKDIFLAYLGEE; encoded by the coding sequence ATGAGTAAAAAATTAAAAATAGGTGTTTTCGGCTTCGGTGTTGTCGGTTCCGGATTGGCTCATGTTCTTAAAAACAGCAAAGGTTTAGATGCATCTATTGTGAGAGTGTGTGTGAAAGATGCTGGGAAAATTAGAGATATAGATCCAGATCTCATTACTGTGAATCCTGATGATATTCTAAACGATCCGGAAATTAATGTAGTTGTGGAATTAATTGATGATGCAGATGCGGCTTATCAAATTGTGAAAACAGCCATGCAAAATGGAAAGCACGTAGTTTCGGCCAATAAAAAAATGTTGGCTTACCATATCGAGGAGCTGATTCAACTGCAATGGAAATATAAAGTTTCATTTTTGTACGAAGCTTCGGCATGCGGAAGTATTCCGATTATCAGAAATTTGGAGGAGTACTACGACAATGATTTGTTGCAATCGGTGAGTGGAGTCTTAAACGGATCATCAAATTATATCCTGACAAAGATTTTTAATGAGAATTTGGATTACAATCTGGCTTTAAAAGAAGCTCAGGATTTAGGTTTTGCCGAAAGTGATCCGACTTCGGATGTGGGAGGATTCGATACTTTATACAAACTGATCATACTTACCGTGCACGGATTTGGTTTGTTTGTACATCCCGATGAGGTTTTTAATGCTGGAATAGCGAATCTCTCGCCAAAAGATATTGAATTGGCATCGCAAAAAGGATATAAAATTCGATTGCTGGGAAAAGTGACCAAGGTAAATGGCAATCATGTGAATTTATTTGTAGCTCCTAAATTTGTGAAACCACAAGAGCATGCATATACTGTAGAGAGTCATTACAATGGAGTTTTAATCCAAGGGAATTTCTACGATAATCAATTCATGTATGGAAAAGGAGCAGGTTCTCATCCAACAGGATCGGCAGTCTTATCGGATATTACAGCCTTGGCTTACGACTACAAATACGAATATAAAAAACTGAAATATTACGGTGGATTAGAATATACCAATGATATGGATGTTGAGATTTATTTGAGATACACAGATAAAAACGATTTGGCTTTATTCAATTTTAAAGAGATTTCGGAATCTTTAATAGCTAAAGATTTTAACTATGTAATAGGAACATTGAATCTTTCTGAACTGATAAAAATCCGTAAGCAAATTGAAGGAAAAGATATTTTCTTAGCCTACTTAGGCGAGGAGTGA
- a CDS encoding polyprenol monophosphomannose synthase, with product MVTNRIVIIPTYNEKENIEAIVRKVFSLDTPFDILVIEDNSPDGTAAIVKKLQKEFSQLHIIERKGKLGLGTAYIAGFKWALAHNYEYVFEMDADFSHNPEDLVHLYKACSEKGGDMAIGSRYVSGVNVVNWPMGRVLMSYFASKYVRFVTGMKIHDATAGFKCYTRKVLETLDLDKIRFKGYAFQIEMKFTTWKYGFNIIEVPIIFTDRTQGTSKMSGGIFNEAVWGVIKMKLRSFFTKYER from the coding sequence ATGGTGACAAATCGCATTGTTATTATTCCTACTTACAACGAAAAAGAAAACATTGAAGCAATTGTAAGAAAGGTTTTTTCGTTAGATACCCCTTTTGATATTCTTGTAATAGAAGATAACTCGCCTGATGGGACTGCTGCTATTGTAAAAAAACTACAAAAGGAGTTTTCGCAACTACATATAATAGAACGTAAGGGCAAACTTGGCTTGGGCACGGCATATATTGCAGGATTTAAATGGGCTTTGGCACACAATTATGAATATGTATTTGAAATGGATGCTGATTTTTCGCATAATCCGGAAGATTTAGTTCACTTATATAAGGCTTGCTCGGAAAAAGGTGGCGATATGGCTATCGGTTCGCGCTATGTTTCTGGTGTAAATGTTGTAAATTGGCCTATGGGTAGAGTTCTGATGTCGTATTTTGCTTCGAAATATGTTCGTTTTGTTACAGGAATGAAAATTCATGATGCTACTGCCGGTTTCAAATGCTATACAAGGAAGGTTTTAGAAACTCTAGATTTGGATAAGATCAGATTTAAGGGATACGCTTTTCAGATTGAAATGAAATTTACTACGTGGAAATATGGTTTCAACATTATTGAAGTACCGATTATTTTTACGGATAGAACCCAAGGAACCTCGAAAATGAGTGGTGGAATTTTTAATGAAGCTGTTTGGGGTGTGATAAAAATGAAGTTGAGAAGCTTTTTCACCAAATACGAACGATAG
- a CDS encoding homoserine O-acetyltransferase family protein, producing MNSECYIHKEGLKLESGESLKELELTYHTYGEYDPKRNNVIWVCHALTANSDVFDWWEGLFGENDLFNPKDYFIVCDNTLASCYGSTGPLSKNPDNGQAYYHDFPQLTVRDLVGAHEILRKHLKIERIHMMIGSSLGGMQAMEWAYQLNGKLDNLAILASNAKHSPWGIAFNESQRMAIEVDPTWRESNDEAGLNGMRVARSIALLSYRTYSTYDHSQQENEEGKTDNYRASSYQRYQGEKLARRFNAYAYWHLSKIMDSHDIGRGRNGLVAALNEITSRTLVIGVNSDQIFPIQEQRFLANNIPNAEFLEINSIYGHDGFLLEQEQLTQVLKTFLSDSKTDE from the coding sequence GTGAATTCAGAATGTTACATCCATAAAGAAGGTCTAAAACTTGAATCAGGTGAGAGTCTGAAAGAGTTGGAGCTTACCTATCACACCTATGGGGAATACGACCCTAAAAGGAATAATGTGATTTGGGTTTGTCATGCTCTTACTGCTAATTCGGATGTTTTCGATTGGTGGGAAGGATTGTTTGGCGAAAATGATTTGTTCAATCCGAAAGATTATTTCATAGTTTGCGACAATACTCTTGCTTCTTGCTACGGTTCAACCGGACCTCTCTCAAAAAATCCGGACAACGGACAGGCTTACTATCATGATTTTCCCCAACTAACGGTTCGTGATTTAGTTGGTGCTCATGAAATTTTGAGAAAGCATTTGAAAATAGAACGTATTCATATGATGATTGGCAGTTCACTTGGCGGCATGCAGGCCATGGAGTGGGCTTATCAGTTGAATGGGAAACTAGACAATTTGGCGATATTGGCTTCCAATGCGAAACATTCTCCATGGGGAATTGCTTTCAACGAATCGCAACGAATGGCAATTGAAGTGGATCCTACTTGGAGAGAGTCGAATGATGAGGCTGGTTTGAATGGCATGAGAGTGGCAAGATCGATTGCTCTGCTTAGTTATAGAACTTATTCAACTTACGATCACTCTCAACAGGAAAATGAAGAAGGCAAAACTGATAATTATCGGGCAAGTTCTTACCAAAGATATCAGGGAGAGAAATTGGCTCGAAGATTTAATGCCTATGCATATTGGCATCTTTCAAAAATAATGGATAGCCACGATATTGGAAGAGGAAGAAATGGTTTGGTTGCAGCTTTGAATGAAATTACATCAAGGACATTGGTCATTGGCGTAAATTCCGATCAGATTTTTCCAATTCAGGAGCAACGATTTCTTGCTAATAATATTCCAAATGCAGAATTCCTGGAAATAAATTCAATATACGGTCATGATGGTTTCCTTTTGGAGCAAGAACAATTAACCCAAGTATTAAAAACATTCTTAAGCGATAGCAAAACTGATGAGTAA
- the metF gene encoding methylenetetrahydrofolate reductase [NAD(P)H], which yields MKVIELLNQAIENKTTHFSFELLPPLRGNSINKVFNTIDKLKEFDPKYINITAHRDEMVFSESASGIIEKKLTRKRPGTVAVAAAIKNEYKITVVPHIICSGFLPEETENALLDLNFLGIYDLLLLRGDSSSRHEFISSEGEHKYAVDLIKQVDEINKGNFLDGTHVEPFATPFSYGTAGYPEKHEEAPNLDSDIYWLKKKVDAGAEYIVTQMFFDNQKFFDFVKKARAAGITVPIVPGIKPISALSQLTVLPQIFKTDIPEALAAEVRKCKTNDEVKQVGTEWGIQQGKELIQHGVPSLHFYTLMASNCVRDIAKAIY from the coding sequence ATGAAAGTAATTGAATTATTAAATCAAGCAATTGAGAATAAAACCACACATTTCTCTTTTGAATTGTTGCCACCTTTGCGGGGAAACAGCATAAATAAAGTTTTTAATACCATCGATAAGCTGAAGGAATTCGATCCGAAGTACATCAATATCACTGCGCATCGCGATGAAATGGTGTTTTCCGAATCAGCAAGCGGAATTATTGAGAAGAAACTTACGCGAAAGCGTCCGGGGACAGTAGCGGTTGCTGCTGCAATTAAAAATGAATACAAAATAACTGTTGTTCCACACATAATTTGCAGTGGTTTTTTACCCGAGGAAACTGAAAATGCTCTTTTAGATCTAAATTTTCTGGGTATTTATGATTTGTTATTGCTTCGTGGAGACTCATCTTCTCGTCACGAATTTATTTCCAGTGAAGGAGAGCACAAATATGCGGTTGATTTAATCAAGCAAGTAGATGAAATTAATAAAGGTAATTTTTTAGATGGAACTCATGTAGAGCCTTTTGCAACTCCTTTTTCTTACGGTACTGCCGGATATCCCGAAAAACATGAGGAAGCGCCTAATTTGGATTCTGATATTTATTGGTTGAAAAAGAAAGTGGATGCCGGAGCAGAATATATCGTTACCCAAATGTTTTTCGATAATCAGAAATTCTTCGATTTTGTGAAGAAAGCAAGAGCTGCGGGCATTACTGTACCAATTGTTCCTGGAATTAAGCCTATATCTGCTTTAAGCCAATTAACGGTGCTTCCGCAGATTTTTAAAACCGATATTCCTGAAGCCTTAGCTGCCGAGGTTCGCAAATGCAAAACCAACGATGAGGTAAAACAAGTGGGAACCGAATGGGGAATTCAGCAAGGAAAAGAACTAATCCAACATGGGGTTCCTTCTCTGCATTTCTATACATTAATGGCAAGCAATTGCGTGAGAGATATCGCAAAAGCAATTTACTAA
- the rpsO gene encoding 30S ribosomal protein S15 codes for MYLSAEKKQELFKEYGKSNKDTGTAESQVALFSYRISHLTEHLKKNRKDYSTQRALQLLVGKRRNFLDYLKAKDIERYRAIIKALNIRK; via the coding sequence ATGTATTTATCAGCAGAGAAGAAGCAAGAGCTTTTCAAAGAGTACGGGAAGTCTAACAAAGATACTGGGACTGCAGAATCACAAGTAGCTTTGTTTTCATACCGTATCAGTCACTTGACTGAACATTTAAAGAAAAACAGAAAAGATTACAGTACCCAACGTGCACTGCAATTGCTAGTAGGTAAGAGAAGAAATTTTCTTGATTACTTAAAAGCAAAAGATATTGAAAGATACAGAGCTATAATTAAAGCTTTAAATATTCGTAAATAA